The proteins below are encoded in one region of Rhizobacter sp.:
- a CDS encoding pseudouridine synthase, whose translation MNQPDDDTPVDVSPASNDAAPAEAKPVRRRRTVKAEAAPPADEAAAEGQGAVVEAAPKPARKRRTAAKPEAADAAAPAAAAEVAPQELAAREPGEAPAPARSEPSEAISAPEGSEPAEGGDPANAADAAEGDDRPRSSRNRRRNRKDRQREREAAPDPAVAAQTVASQAGEVFAQVLSGDFDVETPVAEEAAESAEGSDEAAAEHKRVLAAEPDAPKLHKVLAQSGIGSRRDMEQLIEDGHVTVNDQPAHVGQRVSFGDQVKIKGKPVRIRIVPPPARIIAYHKPVGEVVTHDDPEGRPTVFRRLPRLQQGKWQSVGRLDLNTEGLLLFTTSGELANQLMHPRFGVEREYAVRVLGTLTEDDKEELLNGVNIEGQMASFKSIQDGGGEGANHWYRVVITEGRNREVRKLFDEVGLTVSRLIRIRYGTVVLPRGLKRGVWVDLDENDVRAIRRLASGNNPGQQQGDRGGHGQQQNNQKRGNRNDRNDRGNRQDRGPRGGQQQPVPAQARESNYDDQDRDDDLDFDPSKIPNPLEQTFDKRFVQKPRGPVGGGGFGRGGGGFGAGGSGPQRPQGGGNKKGGPREPDPLQTSVGYIGADAFHRKNRGGRGKGGGGGGGFGGGGGGGFGGNRRGGR comes from the coding sequence ATGAATCAGCCCGACGACGACACCCCGGTTGACGTGAGCCCTGCATCGAACGATGCGGCGCCTGCCGAGGCCAAGCCTGTGCGGCGTCGCCGCACGGTCAAGGCCGAAGCGGCGCCCCCCGCCGACGAAGCCGCGGCCGAGGGGCAGGGTGCGGTGGTTGAAGCCGCACCCAAGCCCGCGCGCAAGCGTCGCACCGCCGCAAAGCCCGAAGCTGCCGACGCGGCTGCGCCTGCGGCGGCGGCAGAGGTCGCTCCCCAAGAGCTCGCAGCTCGCGAGCCGGGTGAAGCGCCTGCGCCCGCTCGATCCGAACCCAGCGAAGCGATCTCGGCGCCCGAGGGTTCGGAGCCGGCCGAGGGCGGCGACCCCGCCAACGCAGCCGATGCCGCAGAAGGCGACGACCGGCCGCGTTCTTCGCGCAACCGTCGCCGCAACCGCAAGGATCGCCAGCGCGAGCGGGAGGCCGCACCCGACCCGGCCGTGGCGGCCCAGACGGTGGCCAGCCAGGCCGGCGAGGTTTTTGCGCAGGTGCTCTCCGGTGATTTCGACGTCGAAACGCCGGTCGCTGAAGAAGCTGCGGAGTCGGCCGAGGGGAGCGACGAGGCCGCGGCCGAACACAAGCGCGTGCTGGCCGCCGAGCCCGACGCGCCCAAGCTGCACAAGGTGCTCGCGCAGTCGGGCATCGGCTCGCGCCGCGACATGGAGCAGCTGATCGAAGACGGCCACGTGACCGTCAACGACCAGCCGGCGCACGTGGGCCAGCGGGTGTCGTTCGGCGACCAGGTGAAGATCAAGGGCAAGCCGGTGCGCATCCGCATCGTGCCGCCGCCGGCGCGCATCATCGCGTACCACAAGCCTGTCGGTGAGGTCGTCACCCACGACGACCCGGAAGGCCGGCCGACGGTCTTCCGCCGTCTGCCGCGCCTGCAGCAGGGCAAGTGGCAGTCGGTGGGGCGTCTCGACCTCAACACCGAAGGGCTGCTGCTCTTCACCACCTCGGGCGAGCTGGCCAACCAGCTGATGCATCCGCGCTTCGGCGTCGAGCGTGAATACGCCGTGCGCGTGCTGGGCACCTTGACCGAGGACGACAAGGAAGAGTTGCTCAACGGCGTGAACATCGAAGGCCAGATGGCCAGCTTCAAGTCCATCCAGGACGGGGGCGGCGAAGGCGCCAACCATTGGTATCGCGTCGTCATCACCGAAGGCCGCAACCGTGAAGTGCGCAAGCTCTTCGACGAAGTGGGCCTGACCGTCAGCCGCCTCATCCGCATCCGCTATGGCACCGTCGTGCTGCCGCGCGGCCTGAAGCGCGGCGTGTGGGTCGACCTCGATGAGAACGACGTCCGGGCGATCCGGCGCCTGGCCAGTGGCAACAACCCCGGCCAGCAGCAGGGCGACCGCGGCGGCCACGGCCAGCAGCAGAACAACCAGAAGCGCGGCAACCGCAACGATCGCAACGACCGGGGCAACCGGCAGGACCGCGGCCCGCGTGGTGGCCAACAGCAGCCCGTGCCGGCGCAGGCCCGTGAGAGCAACTACGACGACCAGGATCGCGATGACGATCTTGACTTCGACCCCAGCAAGATCCCCAACCCGCTGGAGCAGACCTTCGACAAGCGCTTCGTGCAGAAGCCGCGCGGCCCGGTGGGCGGCGGCGGCTTCGGCCGTGGCGGCGGTGGTTTCGGTGCGGGGGGCAGCGGGCCTCAGCGCCCGCAGGGCGGGGGCAACAAGAAGGGCGGGCCGCGTGAGCCCGATCCGCTGCAAACCTCCGTCGGCTACATCGGCGCCGATGCCTTCCACCGCAAGAATCGCGGCGGCCGCGGCAAGGGCGGCGGGGGCGGTGGTGGCTTCGGTGGGGGTGGCGGCGGTGGCTTCGGCGGCAACCGCCGTGGCGGGCGCTGA
- the rlmN gene encoding 23S rRNA (adenine(2503)-C(2))-methyltransferase RlmN, whose product MTPANLLDFDLDGLAAFCEKLGEKRFRATQLFRWIHQKGEADFSAMSDLAKSLRDKLAGVATVMPLSVLSEQASSDGTIKWLFDVGGGNAVESVFIPEDDRGTLCVSSQAGCAVGCRFCSTGHQGFSRNLTTGEIVAQLWFAEHHLRKRLNLAPGERAITNVVMMGMGEPLQNYSALVPALRVMLDDHGYGLSRRRVTVSTSGVVPMIDRLRDDCPVALAVSLHAPDDALRDNLVPLNKKYPIAELLAACNRYLDRAPRDFITFEYCMLDGVNDTPAHAEALVEISRRVSCKFNLIPFNPFPESGLTRSPRERVTAFARVLQDAGVVTTVRKTRGDDIAAACGQLAGEVQDRTNAAERMTRAPIQIHRKTPSSPPPEKHA is encoded by the coding sequence ATGACACCGGCCAACCTGCTCGACTTCGATCTCGACGGATTGGCCGCGTTTTGCGAGAAGCTGGGTGAAAAGCGCTTCCGCGCCACGCAGCTCTTCCGCTGGATTCATCAAAAGGGCGAAGCCGACTTCTCGGCGATGTCCGACCTGGCCAAATCGCTGCGCGACAAGCTCGCCGGCGTGGCAACGGTCATGCCCTTGTCCGTCCTCAGCGAGCAGGCCTCGAGTGACGGCACCATCAAGTGGCTCTTCGACGTGGGCGGTGGTAACGCCGTCGAGAGCGTTTTCATTCCGGAAGACGATCGCGGCACGCTGTGCGTGTCGTCGCAGGCGGGGTGTGCCGTCGGCTGCCGCTTCTGCTCGACCGGCCACCAAGGCTTCAGCCGCAACCTCACCACAGGCGAAATCGTGGCGCAGCTCTGGTTTGCCGAGCACCACCTGCGCAAGCGGCTGAATCTCGCGCCCGGCGAACGTGCCATCACCAACGTGGTGATGATGGGCATGGGCGAGCCGCTGCAGAACTACTCGGCCCTCGTGCCGGCGCTACGGGTGATGCTCGACGACCACGGCTATGGTCTTTCGCGCCGCCGTGTCACGGTGTCCACCTCCGGTGTGGTGCCGATGATCGATCGCCTGCGCGATGACTGCCCGGTGGCGCTTGCCGTGTCGCTGCATGCGCCCGATGACGCGCTGCGCGACAACCTCGTGCCGCTCAACAAGAAGTACCCGATCGCCGAATTGCTCGCTGCCTGCAACCGCTACCTCGACCGTGCGCCTCGCGACTTCATCACCTTCGAGTACTGCATGCTCGACGGGGTGAACGACACGCCGGCCCATGCCGAGGCGCTGGTCGAGATCAGTCGCCGCGTTTCGTGCAAGTTCAACCTGATTCCCTTCAACCCGTTCCCCGAGTCGGGCCTTACCCGTTCGCCGCGCGAGCGTGTCACCGCGTTTGCGCGGGTGCTGCAGGACGCCGGTGTCGTGACCACCGTGCGCAAGACGCGCGGTGACGACATCGCCGCCGCCTGCGGGCAACTCGCAGGCGAAGTGCAGGACCGCACCAACGCCGCCGAGCGCATGACGCGCGCGCCGATCCAGATCCACCGCAAGACCCCTTCGTCCCCACCTCCGGAGAAACATGCATGA
- the ndk gene encoding nucleoside-diphosphate kinase encodes MAIERTLSIIKPDAVAKNVIGQIYARFEGAGLKIIAARMAHLSRNEAEQFYAVHKARPFFKDLVDFMVSGPVMIQVLEGEGAIAKNRDLMGATDPKKAEKGTIRADFADSIDANAVHGSDAPETAAVEVAFFFPGMNVYSR; translated from the coding sequence ATGGCGATCGAACGTACCCTTTCCATCATCAAACCCGACGCGGTCGCAAAGAATGTGATCGGCCAGATCTACGCTCGCTTCGAGGGCGCCGGTCTCAAGATCATTGCCGCGCGCATGGCGCACCTCTCGCGCAATGAAGCCGAGCAGTTCTACGCAGTGCACAAGGCCCGCCCGTTCTTCAAGGACCTGGTGGACTTCATGGTCTCCGGCCCGGTGATGATCCAGGTGCTCGAAGGTGAAGGCGCCATCGCCAAGAACCGCGATCTGATGGGCGCGACCGACCCGAAGAAGGCCGAGAAGGGCACCATCCGCGCCGACTTCGCCGACAGCATCGACGCCAATGCCGTGCACGGCTCCGACGCTCCGGAAACGGCCGCCGTCGAAGTGGCGTTCTTCTTCCCCGGCATGAACGTCTACAGCCGCTGA
- a CDS encoding RluA family pseudouridine synthase — protein MVRPPLPDVVPLPAEQQEEDDTPERRTSTVPADLHGTRLDKMLVTMAEEFSRNHLQHLIDDGHVWVDGVAAKSASRKVLAGQRVEVELVPTAESRAFKAEPIALPIVFEDDQLIVVDKPSGLVVHPAAGNWSGTLLNGLLAHHPGAAALPRAGIVHRLDKDTSGLMVVGKTLPAVTALVRAIAAREVQREYLALIHGRLAEEFLHIDRRLARDPQSRVRMAIVPGGKPAQTDVTRLAVEETPDGPVTAVRCKLHTGRTHQIRVHLASRGHPLLADTMYGGRPALGLQRQALHAQRLAFEHPGTGKTVAFEAGLPADLALAWQQVVAVRGGL, from the coding sequence ATGGTTCGCCCCCCGCTGCCGGACGTGGTGCCCCTGCCGGCAGAACAGCAGGAGGAAGACGACACACCGGAGCGTCGCACGAGCACCGTGCCTGCCGATCTGCACGGCACGCGTCTCGACAAGATGCTGGTCACGATGGCCGAGGAGTTCTCGCGCAACCATCTTCAGCATCTCATCGATGACGGCCATGTGTGGGTCGACGGCGTGGCCGCGAAGAGCGCGTCGCGCAAGGTGCTGGCGGGGCAGCGTGTCGAGGTCGAGCTGGTGCCCACCGCCGAGAGCCGAGCTTTCAAGGCGGAGCCGATTGCCCTGCCCATCGTGTTCGAAGACGATCAGCTCATCGTGGTCGACAAGCCCTCGGGCCTGGTGGTGCACCCCGCGGCGGGCAACTGGTCGGGCACCTTGCTCAACGGCTTGCTGGCCCATCACCCCGGCGCGGCGGCGCTGCCTCGGGCGGGCATCGTGCACAGGCTCGACAAGGACACCTCCGGCCTGATGGTGGTCGGCAAAACCTTGCCGGCGGTCACGGCGCTGGTGCGGGCCATCGCCGCACGAGAGGTTCAGCGTGAATACCTGGCGCTGATCCACGGCCGCCTGGCCGAGGAGTTCCTGCACATCGACCGGCGCCTCGCACGCGACCCGCAATCGCGAGTGCGCATGGCCATCGTGCCCGGGGGCAAACCGGCGCAGACCGATGTCACACGGCTTGCGGTCGAAGAGACGCCCGACGGGCCGGTGACCGCCGTGCGATGCAAGCTGCACACCGGCCGAACCCACCAGATCCGTGTCCACCTCGCGTCGCGCGGCCACCCGCTGCTGGCCGACACGATGTACGGCGGCCGCCCCGCGCTCGGCTTGCAGCGGCAGGCCCTGCATGCGCAGCGGCTGGCATTCGAGCACCCCGGCACCGGCAAAACGGTGGCCTTCGAGGCCGGTTTGCCAGCCGACTTGGCGCTCGCCTGGCAACAGGTCGTGGCGGTCCGTGGCGGCCTCTGA
- a CDS encoding AFG1 family ATPase, producing MGVRALYEQTLAERGYQPDPAQLRAIDALERCEREWADYKARRSNAITKLVVKPPIPRGVYMYGGVGRGKSFLMDCFFNAVPLTRKTRLHFHEFMREVHRELAELKGTVNPLHELGKRIARRYRLICFDEFHVADVTDAMILHRLLESLFEHRVSIVTTSNFEPDGLYPNGLHRDRILPAIELLKEKMEVLSVDNGTDYRRRTLEQVKLYHTPLGAEADAEMTDAFNRLAEAKDEAPVLHIEHRELHARRKAGGAVWFDFKQLCGGPRSQNDYLELATQFHTVLLSDVPQMSPRLASEARRFTWLVDVLYDRRVKLIMSAAVPPEQLYTEGPLAHEFPRTVSRLNEMQSTEFLSLAKRDVDTSLT from the coding sequence TTGGGAGTTCGAGCGCTCTACGAGCAGACGCTGGCCGAGCGGGGGTACCAGCCCGATCCGGCCCAGCTTCGCGCGATCGATGCGCTCGAACGCTGCGAGCGGGAGTGGGCCGACTACAAGGCTCGCCGCAGCAACGCGATCACCAAGCTGGTGGTGAAGCCGCCCATCCCGCGCGGCGTCTACATGTATGGCGGTGTGGGGCGCGGCAAGAGCTTCCTGATGGATTGCTTTTTCAACGCCGTGCCGCTCACACGCAAGACGCGCCTGCACTTCCACGAGTTCATGCGCGAGGTGCACCGCGAGTTGGCCGAGCTGAAAGGCACCGTCAACCCGCTGCACGAGCTGGGCAAGCGCATTGCGCGGCGTTATCGGCTCATCTGCTTTGACGAGTTTCACGTCGCCGACGTGACCGACGCGATGATCCTGCACCGCTTGCTCGAATCGCTGTTCGAGCACCGGGTGAGCATCGTCACCACGTCCAACTTCGAGCCCGACGGGCTGTACCCGAACGGCCTGCACCGCGACCGCATTCTTCCGGCCATCGAGCTGCTGAAGGAGAAGATGGAGGTGCTGAGTGTCGACAACGGCACCGACTACCGCCGTCGCACGCTGGAGCAGGTGAAGCTCTATCACACGCCGCTCGGGGCCGAGGCGGACGCAGAGATGACCGACGCCTTCAACCGACTGGCCGAAGCCAAGGACGAGGCACCGGTGCTGCACATCGAGCACCGTGAGCTGCATGCGCGCCGCAAGGCCGGGGGTGCCGTGTGGTTCGACTTCAAGCAGCTTTGCGGTGGCCCGCGCTCGCAGAACGACTACCTGGAACTCGCGACGCAGTTCCACACGGTGCTGTTGTCGGACGTGCCGCAGATGTCACCGCGGCTCGCGTCGGAGGCACGCCGTTTCACCTGGCTGGTGGACGTGCTCTATGACCGGCGTGTAAAGCTCATCATGTCGGCCGCCGTGCCGCCGGAGCAGCTCTACACCGAAGGGCCGCTGGCACACGAGTTCCCGCGCACCGTGTCGAGGCTGAACGAGATGCAGTCGACCGAGTTCCTGTCGCTCGCGAAGCGTGACGTGGACACCTCGCTCACATGA
- a CDS encoding YdcH family protein gives MDDNLHSPQRRLIELRMEHADLDSLIDEVGAGRPDELALRRLKKRRLILRDQISRLEAELEPPEPA, from the coding sequence ATGGATGACAACCTGCATTCGCCACAGCGCCGATTGATCGAGCTGCGCATGGAACACGCCGACCTCGATTCGCTCATCGACGAGGTGGGTGCGGGTCGGCCCGACGAGCTCGCCTTGCGCCGGCTGAAGAAGCGGCGCCTCATCCTTCGCGATCAGATCTCCCGACTCGAAGCCGAGTTGGAGCCCCCCGAGCCTGCATGA
- a CDS encoding ATP-dependent DNA helicase yields MSILREHVAQAFASGGPLAEADARYVEREVQQRMAFAVADAIDERTALVAEAGTGVGKTFAYLIPTLLSGKRALVSTATKSLQDQLFLRDLPRLRDALQLPVSLALLKGRASYLCLHRMKQAHQSAQLPDRWAVRTLAKIEAWAQGTQSGDLAELEGLDERSSVIPLVTSSRENCLGSECADYRQCHVMKARREAMAADLVVVNHHLFFADMALRDSGVAELLPSVEVAVFDEAHQLAEAGVQFLGVTLGSAQVIDFARDMLAVGLQLARGLMPWQDLSGACDRAARELRLAAVGPLREVRGSFKLRWDERSTREEFLSCIGAVAQTCLAAAEALDTVDELAPDFTKLAERARALATNAERFRHDAVPGHVRWIDLSPHQARLVESPLDIREALREQMDAAPKAWIFTSATLGDDERLSWFTESAGLDDATVLRVGSPFDYAAHARLYVPTRFPKPNEPAHPAEVAALAARFARALGGRTFVLTTTLRALQAIGDRLRALFEAEGDSIQVLQQGDAPKRQLLQQFLNQPRSVLVGSQSFWEGIDVPGEALQCVLIDKLPFPPPNDPLVEARVKRLESEGRNPFADYFIAEAAVSLKQGAGRLIRSETDRGLLVVCDPRMAGMNYGKRLREALPPMTRVMSEAEALAWLNDLSAAALPF; encoded by the coding sequence ATGAGCATCCTTCGCGAGCATGTGGCGCAGGCGTTTGCGTCGGGCGGGCCCTTGGCCGAGGCGGACGCACGCTATGTGGAGCGCGAGGTCCAGCAGCGCATGGCGTTTGCGGTGGCCGACGCCATCGATGAGCGGACGGCGCTCGTGGCCGAGGCCGGCACGGGCGTGGGCAAGACCTTCGCCTACCTCATCCCCACGCTGCTCTCCGGCAAGCGCGCGCTCGTCAGCACTGCGACGAAGAGCCTGCAGGACCAGCTCTTCCTGCGCGATCTGCCGAGGCTGCGCGACGCCCTCCAACTGCCCGTCTCGCTCGCATTGCTGAAGGGCCGTGCCAGCTACCTCTGCCTGCATCGCATGAAGCAGGCGCACCAGTCGGCCCAGTTGCCCGACCGCTGGGCCGTGCGCACCCTGGCCAAGATCGAAGCCTGGGCACAGGGCACGCAGAGTGGCGACCTGGCCGAGCTCGAGGGGCTGGACGAACGCTCCAGCGTGATCCCGCTCGTCACCTCGTCGCGCGAGAACTGCCTCGGCAGCGAGTGCGCCGACTACCGGCAGTGCCATGTGATGAAAGCCCGGCGCGAGGCGATGGCGGCCGACCTGGTGGTCGTCAACCACCACCTCTTCTTTGCCGACATGGCGTTGCGCGACAGTGGGGTGGCCGAGCTGCTGCCGAGCGTGGAAGTGGCGGTGTTCGACGAGGCGCACCAGCTGGCCGAAGCCGGTGTACAGTTCCTTGGCGTGACGCTGGGCAGTGCGCAGGTGATCGACTTCGCCCGCGACATGCTCGCCGTGGGCCTGCAGCTGGCGCGTGGCCTGATGCCTTGGCAAGACCTGTCGGGCGCCTGCGACCGGGCGGCCCGCGAGCTGCGGCTTGCCGCGGTGGGGCCGCTGCGCGAGGTGCGCGGCAGTTTCAAGCTGCGCTGGGACGAGCGGTCTACACGCGAGGAGTTTCTGTCGTGTATCGGCGCGGTAGCGCAAACCTGCCTCGCCGCCGCTGAAGCCCTGGACACCGTCGACGAACTCGCCCCGGACTTCACGAAGCTCGCCGAACGTGCCCGCGCGCTCGCGACCAATGCCGAGCGCTTCCGCCACGACGCGGTGCCGGGGCATGTGCGCTGGATCGACCTGTCGCCGCATCAGGCGCGGCTGGTCGAGTCGCCGCTCGACATCCGCGAAGCGCTGCGCGAGCAGATGGATGCGGCGCCCAAGGCCTGGATCTTCACCTCCGCAACGCTGGGTGACGACGAGCGCCTGAGCTGGTTCACCGAGTCGGCGGGGCTCGACGATGCCACGGTGCTGCGCGTCGGCAGCCCGTTCGACTATGCCGCCCACGCGCGGCTCTACGTGCCGACGCGGTTTCCCAAGCCCAACGAGCCGGCGCACCCGGCCGAGGTCGCCGCATTGGCGGCGCGTTTCGCCCGGGCGCTGGGTGGGCGGACCTTCGTGCTCACGACCACGTTGCGGGCGCTGCAGGCCATCGGCGATCGCCTGCGCGCCTTGTTCGAAGCGGAAGGGGATTCGATCCAGGTGCTGCAACAGGGCGACGCGCCAAAGCGCCAGCTCCTCCAACAGTTCCTCAACCAGCCGCGCTCGGTGCTGGTCGGATCGCAAAGCTTCTGGGAAGGCATCGACGTGCCGGGCGAAGCCTTGCAGTGCGTGCTGATCGACAAGCTGCCCTTCCCGCCACCCAACGACCCGCTGGTGGAAGCCCGCGTGAAGCGGCTCGAGAGCGAGGGCCGCAACCCCTTCGCCGACTACTTCATCGCCGAGGCTGCGGTCTCGTTGAAGCAGGGGGCAGGGCGGCTCATCCGCAGCGAGACCGACCGCGGTTTGCTGGTCGTCTGCGACCCCCGCATGGCCGGCATGAACTACGGCAAGCGTCTGCGCGAGGCCTTGCCGCCGATGACGCGCGTGATGAGCGAGGCCGAAGCGCTCGCGTGGTTGAACGACCTGTCGGCAGCGGCGCTGCCGTTCTGA
- a CDS encoding outer membrane protein assembly factor BamD, whose protein sequence is MNRIRWTRRASKALSLAVVSLLLSACDSIPKDETAGMSVEKLYSEAREEASAGNYERALKLYERLEGRAAGTLLSQQAQLERAYMSFRTGEKAQALAIVERFIKLHPTSPAFDYALYLQGVINFNDNLGIFGSLANQDLSERDQQASRDSYQSFKQLTEQFPRSKYTPDAQVRMRYIVNSLAAYEVHVARYYYRRGAYLAAVNRAQQTLQEFQQAPAAEEALALMVQSYDKLGMTQLRDDANRILRKNFPTSGFIATLPAPAAK, encoded by the coding sequence ATGAATCGGATCCGCTGGACTCGCCGCGCGTCGAAAGCCTTGTCGCTGGCCGTGGTGTCGCTGCTGCTGTCGGCCTGCGACTCGATCCCGAAGGACGAAACCGCCGGCATGAGCGTGGAGAAATTGTATTCAGAGGCGCGCGAAGAAGCCTCCGCCGGCAACTACGAGCGTGCGCTCAAGCTCTACGAGCGCCTGGAGGGCCGCGCAGCCGGCACGCTGCTGTCGCAGCAGGCACAGCTGGAGCGTGCTTACATGAGCTTCCGCACCGGCGAGAAGGCCCAGGCGCTGGCCATCGTCGAGCGTTTCATCAAGCTGCACCCGACGAGCCCTGCCTTCGACTACGCGCTCTACCTGCAGGGCGTGATCAACTTCAACGACAACCTCGGCATCTTCGGCAGCCTGGCCAACCAGGACTTGTCCGAGCGTGACCAGCAGGCCTCGCGCGACTCGTACCAGTCGTTCAAGCAGCTCACCGAGCAGTTCCCGCGCTCGAAGTACACGCCCGATGCGCAGGTGCGCATGCGCTACATCGTGAACTCGCTCGCCGCCTACGAAGTGCACGTGGCGCGCTACTACTACCGCCGCGGTGCCTACCTGGCCGCGGTCAACCGGGCGCAGCAGACGCTGCAGGAATTCCAGCAGGCCCCTGCCGCCGAAGAGGCGCTCGCCCTCATGGTGCAGAGCTACGACAAGCTCGGCATGACCCAGCTGCGCGACGACGCCAACCGCATCCTGCGCAAGAACTTCCCGACCAGCGGCTTCATCGCGACGCTGCCGGCGCCGGCCGCGAAGTAA
- a CDS encoding serine/threonine-protein phosphatase yields the protein MSTPPGYRLSAATGIHRGDRAYQQDQVEILPHHRVPGCALAVLADGMGGKSGGRKAADQVILTAKQLFDRYSPNQDDPSELLKQLVLEAHLMIKLTAITAEEEPHSTVTAFLISPSRECDMIHAGDSRVYHFRGPDMVRRTIDHSFVQRLVDEGQITEDEANTHPQSNLLTGCLGTFQDPPLTLHHIDRLEIGDTMLACSDGLWHYFTPKELGAIVHTLPPREASEMLVSKARQRARGSGDNLSLALVRLDPLS from the coding sequence ATGAGCACACCTCCTGGCTATCGCCTGTCTGCGGCCACCGGCATTCACCGCGGAGACCGCGCCTACCAGCAAGACCAGGTCGAGATCCTGCCTCACCACCGTGTGCCCGGCTGCGCGCTCGCCGTGCTGGCCGACGGCATGGGCGGCAAGAGCGGTGGTCGCAAGGCCGCCGACCAGGTGATCCTCACCGCCAAGCAACTCTTCGATCGCTACAGCCCCAACCAGGACGACCCCTCCGAGCTGCTCAAGCAGCTGGTGCTGGAGGCGCACTTGATGATCAAGCTGACCGCGATCACGGCCGAGGAAGAGCCGCACAGCACGGTCACCGCCTTCCTGATCAGCCCGTCTCGCGAATGCGACATGATCCACGCGGGCGACTCCCGCGTGTACCACTTCCGTGGGCCCGACATGGTCCGCCGCACCATCGACCATTCGTTCGTGCAGAGGCTCGTCGACGAAGGCCAGATCACCGAAGACGAGGCCAACACCCATCCGCAGTCCAACCTGCTGACGGGCTGCCTGGGCACCTTCCAGGACCCTCCGCTCACCCTTCACCACATCGACCGCCTGGAGATCGGCGACACGATGCTCGCCTGCAGCGATGGCCTGTGGCACTACTTCACCCCGAAGGAACTGGGCGCGATCGTGCACACCCTGCCGCCGCGCGAAGCGAGCGAGATGCTGGTGAGCAAGGCCCGGCAACGGGCACGTGGGTCGGGCGACAACCTGTCGCTGGCGCTGGTGCGCCTCGACCCCCTGAGCTGA
- the scpB gene encoding SMC-Scp complex subunit ScpB, which translates to MNTQDAKRVLETALICAQQPLPLKDMRTLFAEELGPDSLRALLDELTRDWEGRGVELVALSTGWRFQSRPEMRDYLDRLNPEKPPKYSRAVMETLAIIAYRQPVTRGDIEDIRGVTVSSQIVKQLEDRGWIDAIGYREAPGRPALYATTKQFLDDLGLASLEQLPMLEGGATASAVALAEALPDQGSLLEEDSAQAVLSLDDGAAAAAIEPTGDEVLLAEAEVATDEAPIAHELAEQLPPDHVETETAAPSDDPEFPSEPAAKTVPMDPQA; encoded by the coding sequence ATGAACACACAGGATGCGAAGCGCGTCCTCGAAACCGCGCTCATCTGTGCGCAGCAGCCCTTGCCCCTGAAGGACATGCGCACCCTGTTCGCCGAGGAGCTGGGCCCCGACAGCCTGCGGGCCTTGCTCGACGAGCTGACGCGCGATTGGGAGGGGCGTGGCGTGGAGCTCGTGGCGCTGTCCACCGGGTGGCGCTTTCAAAGCCGTCCCGAGATGCGCGACTACCTCGATCGCCTGAACCCCGAGAAGCCGCCGAAATACTCTCGTGCAGTGATGGAGACCTTGGCCATCATTGCCTACCGCCAGCCGGTGACGCGTGGCGACATCGAAGACATTCGCGGCGTGACTGTCAGCAGCCAGATCGTCAAGCAGCTCGAAGACCGAGGCTGGATCGACGCCATCGGCTACCGCGAGGCACCCGGTCGCCCCGCGCTTTACGCCACCACCAAACAGTTTCTCGACGATCTCGGCCTCGCCAGCCTGGAGCAGCTGCCGATGCTGGAAGGCGGTGCCACCGCCTCGGCGGTGGCGCTGGCCGAGGCGCTGCCCGACCAGGGCTCGCTTCTGGAGGAAGACTCCGCCCAGGCCGTGTTGAGTCTGGACGATGGGGCCGCAGCAGCCGCGATCGAACCCACTGGCGATGAGGTTCTGCTTGCCGAGGCCGAAGTGGCCACCGATGAGGCGCCGATCGCTCACGAGCTGGCCGAGCAACTTCCTCCCGATCACGTTGAGACCGAGACGGCAGCACCGTCCGATGATCCCGAATTCCCTTCCGAACCCGCGGCAAAGACCGTCCCGATGGACCCCCAAGCATGA